The following proteins come from a genomic window of Geomonas sp. RF6:
- the lpxA gene encoding acyl-ACP--UDP-N-acetylglucosamine O-acyltransferase produces MIHSTAIINPGAQVADGVEIGPYAVIGPHVKIGRGTKIGPHAVIDGWTEIGENNTIFHMASVGAVPQDLKYQGEETYLKIGNGNTIREFASLHLGTVTGDGETTVGDGNLFMAYSHVAHDCHIGNGVVMANAATLAGHVTVEDHAILGGLCAILQFTRIGAHVMIGGATSITLDVPPYTIVTGDRREARLRGLNLVGLKRRGFSDETISELKKAYKILSLSGLKLAEAVERIKTEVPQSPEVVHFISFIESSKRGICR; encoded by the coding sequence ATGATTCACAGCACCGCAATCATCAACCCCGGTGCCCAGGTCGCGGACGGAGTCGAGATCGGCCCGTATGCGGTCATAGGCCCGCACGTGAAGATCGGCAGGGGGACGAAGATCGGTCCCCATGCGGTCATCGACGGCTGGACCGAGATCGGGGAGAACAATACCATCTTCCATATGGCTTCCGTGGGAGCCGTCCCGCAGGACCTGAAGTACCAGGGGGAGGAGACCTACCTGAAGATCGGCAACGGCAACACCATCAGGGAGTTTGCCAGCCTGCATCTCGGCACGGTCACCGGCGACGGCGAGACGACCGTCGGCGACGGCAACCTCTTCATGGCCTACTCCCATGTCGCTCACGACTGCCACATCGGAAACGGCGTGGTGATGGCCAATGCAGCCACCCTTGCCGGACACGTCACCGTGGAGGATCACGCCATCCTCGGCGGGCTCTGCGCGATCCTCCAGTTCACGAGGATCGGCGCGCACGTCATGATCGGCGGCGCCACCTCCATCACCCTCGACGTACCGCCGTACACCATCGTCACCGGCGACCGCAGGGAAGCGCGCCTGCGCGGCCTCAACCTGGTCGGGCTGAAGCGGCGCGGCTTCAGCGACGAGACCATTTCCGAGTTGAAGAAGGCGTACAAGATCCTGTCGCTCTCCGGGCTGAAGCTCGCCGAAGCGGTGGAGCGCATCAAGACCGAAGTCCCCCAATCCCCCGAGGTCGTCCACTTCATCTCCTTCATCGAAAGCTCCAAGAGGGGGATCTGCCGCTAG
- a CDS encoding lipoprotein-releasing ABC transporter permease subunit gives MPFELLIGLRYLKAKRKSTFISLITLISVAGVALGVMALIIVLAVMTGFEEDLKEKILGTNAHIVVLNAAGPMRDYRTVMEKVQKIDGVVAVTPFIYNQVMISSGKNVSGVVLRGIDVKSDEQVTNLHKSMREGSLSALEKATPEQPGLVIGKELAKNLGLYLGDKVDVISPLGNITPLGMMPKLRRFQIVGVFNTGMFEYDSTLAYVSLKEAQEFLGIDDEVTGIQLKVRNIYHTGELAEKVNETLGLPYHARDWMQMNKNILFALKTEKSVMFIILTLIVLVAAFGIASTLFMVVMEKTRDIAILKSMGATNRSIMRIFVFEGVIIGVVGTVIGVLGGLVVALNLEPIVDFVKLVTGFELFSKDIYYLDRFPSLVVPSDVLLISVTAVLISFAATLYPAWAASRMLPAEALRYE, from the coding sequence ATGCCCTTCGAGCTCCTCATAGGACTGCGCTACCTGAAGGCAAAGCGCAAGTCGACCTTTATCTCGCTGATCACCCTCATATCGGTGGCCGGCGTAGCATTGGGGGTTATGGCGCTCATCATCGTCCTCGCGGTGATGACCGGCTTTGAGGAGGACCTGAAGGAAAAGATCCTGGGGACGAACGCACACATCGTCGTCCTGAACGCCGCGGGGCCGATGCGCGACTACCGCACGGTCATGGAGAAGGTGCAAAAGATCGACGGCGTCGTCGCCGTCACCCCCTTCATCTACAACCAGGTCATGATCTCTTCCGGGAAGAACGTCTCCGGCGTCGTCCTGCGCGGGATCGACGTGAAGAGCGACGAGCAGGTCACGAACCTGCACAAGTCGATGCGGGAAGGGAGTCTCTCCGCGCTGGAGAAGGCGACCCCGGAGCAACCGGGGCTCGTTATCGGGAAGGAGCTCGCGAAGAACCTCGGGCTCTACCTCGGGGACAAGGTGGACGTCATTTCCCCGCTGGGGAATATCACCCCGCTCGGCATGATGCCGAAGCTGCGCCGCTTCCAGATCGTCGGGGTCTTCAACACCGGGATGTTCGAGTACGATTCCACGCTCGCCTACGTCTCCCTGAAGGAGGCACAGGAGTTCCTGGGGATAGACGACGAGGTCACCGGGATCCAGCTGAAGGTGCGGAACATCTATCACACGGGGGAACTTGCTGAGAAGGTGAACGAGACGCTCGGGCTGCCGTACCACGCCCGCGACTGGATGCAGATGAACAAGAACATCCTCTTCGCCCTGAAGACGGAGAAGAGCGTCATGTTCATCATCCTCACCCTCATCGTGCTGGTCGCCGCCTTCGGGATCGCCTCCACCCTCTTCATGGTGGTCATGGAGAAGACGCGGGATATCGCCATCCTGAAGTCGATGGGGGCCACCAACCGCTCCATCATGCGCATCTTCGTCTTCGAGGGGGTCATCATCGGGGTGGTAGGGACCGTCATCGGCGTGCTCGGCGGGCTCGTGGTGGCCCTCAACCTGGAGCCGATCGTCGACTTCGTGAAACTGGTGACCGGGTTCGAGCTCTTCAGCAAGGACATCTACTACCTGGACCGCTTCCCCTCCCTCGTGGTCCCCTCCGACGTGCTTTTGATCAGCGTGACGGCGGTCCTTATCTCCTTTGCCGCGACGCTGTACCCTGCCTGGGCCGCCTCGCGCATGCTCCCCGCGGAGGCGCTGCGCTATGAGTAG
- a CDS encoding OmpH family outer membrane protein: protein MKRFIIAAFLLLSLPFAAVAADGSKFGSVDVQKVLLSSDAGKEAKDQLSARAGKLEADKGAKEEELKKLKAELEKQGSVLSESARANKERDYQQRLKEYQRFLKDAQEELQAKNDEFTGKLVEEIVKITQEYGRRNGYTAIFVKNEMMVYLDEKADVTDEVLKAFNAARKK from the coding sequence ATGAAAAGATTCATCATCGCGGCATTCCTCCTACTCTCTCTCCCGTTCGCTGCAGTTGCGGCTGACGGCTCGAAGTTCGGGTCCGTGGACGTGCAGAAGGTACTCCTTTCCTCCGACGCCGGGAAGGAAGCAAAGGACCAGCTGAGCGCCCGCGCCGGGAAGCTGGAGGCGGACAAGGGTGCCAAGGAAGAGGAGCTCAAGAAGCTGAAGGCCGAGCTGGAGAAGCAGGGGAGCGTCCTTTCCGAGAGCGCCCGCGCCAACAAGGAAAGGGATTACCAGCAGCGCCTGAAAGAGTACCAGCGTTTCCTGAAGGACGCGCAGGAAGAGCTGCAGGCGAAAAACGACGAGTTCACCGGGAAGCTGGTGGAAGAGATCGTGAAGATCACCCAGGAGTACGGCCGCAGGAACGGCTACACCGCCATCTTCGTGAAGAACGAGATGATGGTGTACCTCGACGAGAAGGCGGACGTCACCGACGAGGTGCTGAAGGCTTTCAACGCGGCGCGCAAGAAGTAA
- the bamA gene encoding outer membrane protein assembly factor BamA, translating to MQLVGLSSRAMAENEKITAVKVTGNRRIEAAAILQVVREKAGDQLDVETVDADIRAIYRLGHFRDVKAEVDRSDAGVTLNYVVQEKPVVRGIRIEGAKELSTEKVRDALEIKANTIFSQKDLTKSIQKVKKLYMDEGYYLAEINAVQEKRSETELDLVFKITEGQKILITKIEFEGNKAFPAKKLKKTMETSEKWFLSWLTSAGTYKEEQLKNDAALISDLYLNNGFVNVKVGEPKVELLPDKSGLKVTIGITEGERYRIGAIDFGGDVTDRKELEKVVTEKPGQVFSRANLRTDIFALTDVYADKGFAFANVSPATKLNPEKHTIDITFEMEKGEKVYIDRINVTGNSKTRDKVVRREMKLAEGDLYSSSALKRSKQSLMNLGFFEEANIANARGSADNKLDLNVDVKEKATGTFSIGAGYSSLDGLIGQGSVSQANFLGLGLKATLAGSIGSKSQTYNVGLTDPYFLDTKWTLGGDIYRTERDYLDYTRRATGADIKAGYPLSDTLSTFWMYKYEKKDIFDLSQPLQDNITRGVIEQFETSGSTSSITASLTSNTTDYHVDPSRGWVNSLNIEVAGLGGSSRFARYVTDNTLFFPVGFGTVGSIKTSLGYIQGIGKDVPIDERFYLGGISTLRGYESRTVCPVRPGGVPGEDVDARNRVSDTKVYLGANAEAVVNLEWQFPLLKEANLKGVVFMDAGNADNTINAVFSKFLMSYGFGIRWFSPVGPLRLEYGIPINPRPGIDKTSGRLEFSIGNFF from the coding sequence ATGCAGCTCGTCGGCCTCTCCTCGCGCGCCATGGCCGAAAACGAAAAGATCACGGCGGTGAAGGTGACCGGCAACAGGCGTATCGAGGCTGCGGCAATCCTGCAGGTGGTGCGCGAGAAGGCGGGTGACCAGCTCGACGTGGAGACGGTTGACGCCGACATCCGCGCCATCTATCGCCTCGGGCACTTCCGAGACGTGAAGGCGGAGGTCGACCGCAGCGACGCAGGGGTGACGCTGAACTACGTCGTGCAGGAAAAACCGGTCGTGCGCGGCATCCGCATCGAGGGGGCGAAGGAGCTCAGCACCGAGAAGGTGCGCGACGCCCTGGAGATAAAGGCCAACACCATCTTCAGCCAGAAGGATCTCACCAAGAGCATCCAGAAGGTGAAGAAGCTGTACATGGACGAGGGGTACTACCTCGCCGAGATAAACGCCGTGCAGGAGAAGCGCTCCGAAACGGAGCTCGACCTCGTCTTCAAGATCACGGAAGGGCAGAAGATCCTCATCACGAAGATCGAATTCGAGGGTAACAAGGCCTTTCCGGCAAAGAAGCTCAAAAAGACGATGGAGACCTCGGAGAAGTGGTTCCTCTCCTGGCTCACCAGCGCCGGCACCTACAAAGAGGAGCAGCTGAAAAACGACGCCGCGCTGATCTCCGACCTGTACCTCAACAACGGCTTCGTGAACGTGAAGGTCGGGGAGCCGAAGGTGGAACTCCTCCCGGACAAGAGCGGGCTCAAGGTCACCATCGGCATCACCGAGGGTGAGCGGTACCGGATCGGTGCCATCGATTTCGGCGGCGACGTCACCGACCGGAAAGAACTGGAAAAAGTCGTCACCGAAAAGCCCGGGCAAGTCTTCAGCCGCGCCAACCTCCGCACCGACATCTTCGCCCTTACCGACGTCTATGCCGACAAGGGGTTCGCCTTCGCCAACGTCTCCCCCGCGACGAAGCTGAACCCGGAGAAGCACACCATCGACATCACCTTCGAGATGGAGAAGGGTGAGAAAGTGTACATCGACCGGATCAACGTCACCGGCAACAGCAAGACCCGCGACAAGGTAGTCCGTCGCGAGATGAAGCTTGCCGAAGGGGACCTGTACAGCTCCAGCGCCCTGAAGCGCAGCAAGCAGAGCCTCATGAACCTCGGATTCTTCGAGGAGGCGAACATCGCCAACGCCCGCGGCAGCGCGGACAACAAGCTCGACCTGAACGTGGACGTGAAGGAGAAGGCCACCGGCACCTTCAGCATCGGCGCGGGGTACAGCTCGCTCGACGGCCTCATCGGCCAGGGCTCCGTCTCCCAGGCGAACTTCCTCGGCCTCGGGCTGAAGGCTACACTCGCCGGCTCCATCGGCTCGAAGTCCCAGACGTACAACGTGGGGCTTACCGACCCGTACTTCCTCGATACGAAGTGGACCCTCGGCGGCGACATCTACCGCACCGAGCGCGACTACCTCGACTACACCCGGCGTGCCACCGGTGCCGACATCAAGGCGGGGTACCCGCTGAGCGATACCCTGAGCACCTTCTGGATGTACAAGTACGAGAAGAAGGACATCTTCGACCTCTCGCAGCCGCTTCAGGACAACATCACCCGTGGCGTCATCGAGCAGTTCGAGACCTCCGGCAGCACGAGCTCCATCACGGCGAGTCTCACCAGCAACACGACCGACTACCATGTCGATCCCTCGCGCGGGTGGGTGAACAGCCTGAACATCGAGGTCGCGGGGCTTGGCGGCTCCAGCCGCTTTGCGCGCTATGTGACCGACAACACCCTCTTCTTCCCCGTCGGTTTTGGCACCGTTGGCTCTATCAAGACGAGCCTCGGCTACATCCAGGGGATCGGGAAGGACGTGCCGATCGACGAGCGCTTCTACCTCGGCGGCATCAGCACCCTGCGCGGCTACGAGTCGAGAACGGTCTGTCCTGTCCGCCCCGGCGGCGTCCCTGGCGAGGACGTTGACGCGAGGAACAGGGTCAGCGACACGAAGGTGTACCTCGGCGCCAATGCCGAGGCGGTGGTGAACCTGGAGTGGCAGTTCCCTCTTCTGAAGGAGGCGAACCTGAAGGGGGTCGTCTTCATGGACGCCGGCAACGCGGACAACACCATCAACGCTGTGTTCTCCAAGTTCCTCATGAGCTACGGCTTCGGCATCCGCTGGTTCTCCCCGGTCGGTCCGCTGCGCCTCGAGTACGGCATTCCCATCAACCCGCGCCCCGGGATCGACAAGACCTCCGGGCGGCTGGAATTCTCCATCGGAAACTTCTTCTAA
- the lpxD gene encoding UDP-3-O-(3-hydroxymyristoyl)glucosamine N-acyltransferase has product MQKTLKEIAEYLGGTVTGDPETLIAGLATLDDAGEGQVTFLANPKYASKVATTRASAVILPPGADNCGRNAVTVANPYLAFAKLLTLFYVRPAEPRGVMPGAFVAEGVTCGEGVTVYPGASVAAGVVLGARVTLYPGVALYPGVRIGDDVTLHSNVSVREGCRIGNRVTIHNGTVIGSDGFGYAPDGPSWYKIPQIGIVVVEDDVEIGANCTIDRAALEVTRIGRGTKLDNLVQIAHNVITGENCMIVSQVGISGSTKLGNHVVLGGQVGLAGHIQVGDNTMVGAQSGVPGNVPANQVVSGSPAIPHREWLKASGIFPKLPEYRKTLGALEKRVQELEAKLAEKG; this is encoded by the coding sequence ATGCAAAAGACGTTGAAAGAGATAGCGGAGTACCTGGGGGGGACCGTCACCGGTGACCCCGAAACCCTCATTGCAGGGCTCGCGACCCTCGACGACGCAGGGGAAGGGCAGGTCACCTTCCTCGCGAACCCGAAGTACGCCAGCAAGGTGGCGACGACCCGCGCCTCCGCGGTCATCCTCCCCCCCGGAGCGGATAACTGCGGCCGCAACGCCGTGACTGTGGCAAACCCGTACCTCGCCTTCGCGAAACTCCTCACCCTCTTTTACGTCCGCCCCGCCGAGCCGCGCGGCGTGATGCCCGGGGCCTTCGTGGCCGAAGGGGTCACCTGCGGCGAAGGGGTCACCGTCTATCCCGGGGCCAGCGTGGCAGCCGGAGTCGTCCTCGGCGCGCGGGTGACGCTCTACCCGGGGGTGGCACTCTACCCCGGTGTGCGGATCGGCGACGACGTCACGCTGCACTCCAACGTCAGCGTCAGGGAAGGGTGCCGCATCGGCAACCGGGTCACCATCCACAACGGCACGGTCATCGGCAGCGACGGCTTCGGCTACGCGCCGGACGGCCCCTCCTGGTACAAGATTCCCCAGATCGGGATCGTCGTGGTGGAGGACGACGTGGAGATCGGCGCAAACTGCACCATCGACCGCGCCGCCCTGGAGGTGACCCGCATCGGCCGCGGCACGAAGCTCGACAACCTCGTGCAGATCGCCCACAACGTCATCACCGGTGAGAACTGCATGATCGTCTCCCAGGTCGGGATCTCCGGGAGCACGAAGCTCGGCAACCACGTCGTCCTCGGCGGCCAGGTCGGCCTTGCCGGCCACATCCAGGTCGGCGACAACACCATGGTCGGCGCGCAGTCCGGCGTCCCGGGGAATGTCCCGGCGAACCAGGTGGTGAGCGGCAGCCCCGCCATCCCGCACCGCGAGTGGCTGAAGGCCTCCGGGATCTTCCCGAAGCTGCCGGAGTACCGCAAGACCCTCGGGGCGCTGGAGAAGAGGGTGCAGGAGCTCGAGGCGAAGCTCGCGGAGAAGGGGTAG
- the fabZ gene encoding 3-hydroxyacyl-ACP dehydratase FabZ, protein MLDVTEIARILPHRYPFLLVDRVLEVEDGKRIVALKNVTINEPFFQGHFPGHPVMPGVLIIEAMAQVAAIMAYLASGEEANNKVSYFMAIENARFRKPVKPGDQLRIVVETIFHKRGIWSVAGKTYVGETLVTEAELKATLADK, encoded by the coding sequence ATGCTGGACGTAACCGAAATCGCGCGCATACTCCCTCACCGCTATCCCTTCCTGCTGGTGGACAGGGTTCTCGAGGTGGAGGACGGCAAGAGGATTGTCGCGCTGAAGAATGTGACCATAAACGAGCCCTTTTTTCAGGGGCACTTCCCCGGGCACCCGGTCATGCCGGGGGTCCTGATCATTGAGGCGATGGCCCAGGTAGCGGCGATCATGGCGTACCTCGCCTCCGGGGAAGAGGCGAACAACAAGGTGAGCTACTTCATGGCCATCGAGAACGCCCGCTTCCGCAAGCCGGTGAAGCCGGGTGACCAGCTGCGCATCGTGGTGGAGACGATCTTCCACAAGCGCGGCATCTGGAGTGTCGCAGGAAAGACGTACGTCGGAGAGACCCTCGTCACCGAAGCCGAGCTGAAGGCGACGTTGGCGGACAAGTAG
- a CDS encoding ABC transporter ATP-binding protein, with amino-acid sequence MSRLLEVKGLFKSYGNGVAKVEVLKGIDLTVDAGETIALVGPSGAGKSTLLHVMGTIDRPTTGEVLFDGEDIFALGDQPLATFRNKSIGFVFQFHHLLPEFSALENVMMPLLIAGQKRGAIEGQAREILADVGLAHRVTHRPGELSGGEQQRVAIARALVHGPRILLADEPTGNLDMRTSEEIHDLLDGIQKRTGVALVIVTHNDKLAAGMGRIVQIVDGKIEPKIYTQ; translated from the coding sequence ATGAGTAGGCTTCTGGAGGTAAAGGGGCTTTTCAAGAGCTACGGCAACGGGGTCGCCAAGGTGGAGGTCCTGAAGGGGATCGACCTGACTGTGGATGCAGGGGAGACCATCGCCCTCGTCGGCCCCTCCGGCGCAGGGAAGAGCACCCTTCTCCACGTCATGGGGACGATCGACAGGCCGACCACCGGCGAGGTCCTCTTCGACGGCGAAGACATCTTCGCGCTCGGGGACCAGCCCCTTGCCACCTTCCGCAACAAGTCGATCGGCTTTGTTTTCCAGTTTCACCATCTCCTGCCGGAGTTCTCGGCGCTGGAGAACGTGATGATGCCCCTTTTGATCGCGGGGCAAAAGAGGGGGGCGATCGAGGGGCAGGCGAGGGAGATTCTCGCCGACGTCGGTCTCGCCCACCGCGTCACGCACCGCCCGGGGGAGCTCTCCGGCGGGGAGCAGCAGCGCGTGGCGATCGCGCGCGCCCTGGTGCACGGGCCGCGGATTCTTCTCGCGGACGAGCCGACTGGAAACCTGGACATGAGGACGAGCGAGGAGATCCACGACCTTCTGGACGGTATCCAGAAGCGCACCGGCGTCGCGCTGGTGATCGTGACGCACAACGACAAGCTCGCCGCCGGGATGGGACGGATCGTCCAGATCGTCGACGGCAAGATCGAGCCGAAGATCTACACGCAGTAG